Genomic segment of Streptomyces zhihengii:
ACCCCGCAGGCGACACCGGCGCCGAGTTCCAGCTCTCCGGCCCGTACGCACAGTTCGGCGGCGGCCGCGATCACGTCGTCGGCGGGCGGCCCCTCGGCCACCAGGCAGAACTCGTCACCCCCGAGACGGGCCGCGAGAGCCCCCGGCAGCACCGCGCCGCAGCGCGAGAGCACCGAGCCGAACCGTTCCAGCAGACGGTCCCCGACGGAGTGGCCCAGGGTGTCGTTGACCTGCTTGAGCCCGTTCAGGTCGCACACCACCAGACTGACGACGACACCGTCCCTGCGGTGCCGCTCCAGCGCCTCGTCCAGCCGGCTGTCCACGGCCCGGCGGTTGGCGAGTCCGGTGAGCGGGTCGGTGAAGGCGAGCCGGCGGACCTCCTCCAGCCGCTCGGTCTGGGCGATGCCGGCGGCCACGACGGAGGCGAGGACGGCCGCGAAGTCGGCGTCCTCGCGGCCGTACACGGGCGCGCCGACCGGCCGGGCCACGTACAGCTCGCCCCAGGCCCGCCCGTGCAGCACGATCGGGGCGACCACGCAGCAGCCGCGGCGGCGGCGGCGCAGGGCGGAGACGCGCTGGTGGCAGTAGCCGTGGCCGTCGGTGGCGGGCCCGTCGGCGGTCTCCACCCAGGCGTCCGGCTCGCCGCCGCCGGCCCACTGCTCGTGGAGGAACTCGGTGATCTCGGGGAAACGATTCACCGGGTAGGTCTCGGACTCGGGGAACTCCTCCTCGCCCTCGGCCCGTTGCCCGGCGTTGACGAGCACCTTGAGCCGGCCGCGCTCCCTCTCCCAGACGGAGAGCGCCCCGAAGGTGCTGTCGAGCGCGACACACGCCCCGAGCGCCGCGGCCCGCCAGGACTCGCGAGGAGTGTGGGCGGCCGCCATCGCCTGCGCCAGTGCCACCACGGCCCGCAGCCGCCGATCCTCAGCCATCACCCCAGCTTAGGGAGCTTTGCCCCGCTTTGAGCGGTGACGCGGGCTACTCCAGCCCGCCCGGCGATCGAGGACACGGCCGCAGGCCGCACCCAACCCACCGGCACGCACCGCCCCCGCCCACACAACCCGCCCCGGCGGGGCACCGCCCCGCACCCCGCGCCTCAAACGCCGGCGGGGCTGAAGAAAGCCAAGGGGCTACTCGCCCGGAACGGGGCACCTCCAGCCCGCCCGGCGATCGCGGACACGGCCGCAGGCCGCACCCCACCCACCGGACGCGCACCGCCCCCGCCCACACACCCCGGTCCAGCGGGGCTCCGCCCCGCACCCCGCGCCTCGAACGCCGGCGGGGCTGAAGAAGGCCAGGGGCTACTCGCCGGGCCAGGACGGGCGGCGCTTGGCGTTGAAGGCGGCGACGCCCTCCGCGCGGTCGCCGGAGAAGGCGGTGGCACGCCAGGCGGCGTCCTCGACCTCCAGGCCGGCGCGCAGGTCGAGCCCCTGGCCCAGGCGCATCGCCTTCTTCGCGTTGCGCAGCCCCACCGGCGAGTTGACGGCGATCCGGGCGGCCAGCGCGAGGGCCTCGGTGCGGGCGTCGTCGGCGAGGACGTCGACGAGGCCCAGCTCGCGGGCCTCCGCCGCCTCCACCTTGCGCGCGGTGAAGACGAGCTCCGCGGCGCGCGCCGCCCCGACGCGCCGGGGCAGGAGCTGGGTGCCGCCGCCCCCGGGGATGACGCCCACGGAGACCTCGGGCAGCCCCACCACCGCGGTCGCGTCGGCGACGATCACGTCGCAGGAGAGCGCCAGCTCGAACCCGCCGCCGAGGGCGAAGCCGTGCACGGCGGCGACGGTGGGCATGGGCAGCTCCAGCACGCCGGTGTAGGCGCCGCGCGCCGTGGGGCGCTGGCGCACCAGGTCGGCGTCGGAGAAGGAGTTGCGCTCCTTGAGGTCGGCGCCCACGCAGAACGCGCGCTCGTTGCTGGAGGTCAGCACGGTGACGCGGACGTCCCGGTCGGCGGCGAGGGCCGCGCAGGCCGCGCCGATGGAGACGGCCATGTCGGTCGACACGGCGTTCATGGCCTTCGGCCGGTCCAGCACCAGCTCGGCGACATGGCCCTGCTCGTGCCTGCGTACCGCGACGAACTCCCCGAACCTCTGCTCGGACTCCGGCATGACGGCCCACCCTCCCGGTTAACGATGGTTCACAGGGATCATAGGACCCGCCGCCGGCCGTCCGGGAGACGCCCGCCCTCAGCCCGCCCTCAGCCCGCCGTCAGCCCGCCGTCAGCCCGCCGGCCTGCGCCCCAGCAGCCACGGCTCCACCACGCCGAGACCGCGCACCGGGCGCTGCCACATCGGCTGGAGTCCGTAGCGGTACGGCGAGGGCTCGTCGCTCTCCTTCTCCGCGGCGGCGGCCTCCGTCTCGGACGCGGGGGCGTCCCCCGTCCTGATCAGCTCCTCCGCGAAGGCGCCGTCCACCAGCACGGCGTCCTTCGGCGCTATCGAGGTGAGCCGGCTCGCCAGGTTCACCGTGGTGCCGAAGACGTCGCCCATGCGGGTGGTGACCGTGCCGAAGGCGATGCCCACGCGCAGCGCCGGCATCGTCTCGTCCTGGGTCATCGCGTCGATCAGCCGGAGCGCGATCTCGGCGGCGGTGCGCGCGTCGTCCGCCGCGTAGAGGACCTCGTCGCCGAGGGTCTTGATCAGCCGGCCGCCGTGCGCGGCCACCAGGTCGGCGCAGGTGGTCTCGAACGATTCGACCAGCTCGCCCAGTTCCTCCTCCTCCAGGCGGCGGGTCAGCCGGGTGAAGCCCACGAGGTCGGCGAAGCCGACGGCCAGCCGGCGGTCGACCATCTCCTCGTCGTCGGCGGCCTGCACCACGCGGCCGGTGGCCGCGGCGAGCTGGCGCCGCCAGACGTAGACGAGGAACTCCTCCAGCTCCGGCAGCAGCAGCTCGACCAGGGGGTAGGTGACCTCGGTGCGGGTCATGCCCGGCTCGGGCGGCTCGGTGAGGCCCTCCAGGAACGAGTCGATCTGCCACTCGGCCAGCCGGGCGGTGGTCTGCCCGGTGGAGCGCGCGACCTGGATCGCCATCGGCTCGCTCAGCAGCCCCGCCTCCACGAGACCGGCGAGCCGCCGCAGGGCGAGCACGTCGGCCTCGGTGAGGGCCTTGGCCTGGCCGATGTCGGCGAAGCCCATGGCGCGCCAGAAGCGCGAGGCCAGGTCCATGGAGACACCGGCCGTGCGGGCGGCCTGGAAGGGGGTGTAGCGGCGCTCGGCGCCGAGGATGAGCTGTTCCAGCCGGATGGCCAGCGGGTCGTCGGACGGCTCCGCCGTGTGGTCGACCTCGTGGTGCGGCGGGTGCACGGCCCCCTGGGAGCCCGATGACGCCGAGGACGCGCCCTGGGACCCGGAGTCCCGCGGCGGCTGCGCGCCCGCGCCGGAAGTGGTGTCGTCGACGGTCACCAGCCGCCTCCTGCCCGTTCCCTGCGCACGTACCTGCCGATCTGTCGCTCGATCGCCTCAACGATACGGCAGGTGTGCCCCAGCTCACGTCCCGGCGGCGGACCCGTCCCCCGCCGTATCCGGTATACGCCGTACGCGGTGCGTGCCCACGGCGCGCGGGCGCGGCGGCGGTGCGCGGCCACGGCCCGCCCCCGGCGGGGACGGGCCGCGCGCGGAGGTCAGGCGGGGCGCAGATGGACGATGTCGCCCGCGCCGACCGTGGTCCGGGTGCCGTCGGGCAGGGCGATGACCAGGCGGCCGTCGCCGTCGATCGCGACGGCCTCGCCCGTGGCCGAGGTGCCGCCCGGGAGCTCGGCGCGGACGGTGCGGCCGAGGGTCGCGCAGCCCGCCGCGTAGGCCGCCTGGAGCCCGGACGCGGCCGGGTCGCCGCCCGCCGCGCGCCATTCGCCGTACCAGTGCTCCAGGGAGCGCAGCACGGCCCGCAGCAGCGGGTCGCGGTCGGTGGAGACGGCGTCCGCCAGGGCGAGCGAGCCCGCCGCGGGCACCGGGAGTTCCCCGGCGCGCAGGGAGACGTTGATGCCCATGCCGAGGACGACCGCGTCCTCGCCCGCGCGCTCGGCGAGGATGCCGCCGGTCTTGCGTTCCTCGCCACGGACGGTGACCAGCAGGTCGTTGGGCCATTTGAGGGACATGTCGGTGCCGGCGGCCCGGGCGAGACCGGTGGCGGCGGCGACGCCGGCCAGCAGCGGCAGCCAGCCCCAGCGCTCGACGGGCACGCCCGCGCCGGGGCGCAGCAGCACCGAGAGGAAGATCCCGGATCGCGCCGGCGCGATCCAGCTGCGGTCCAGGCG
This window contains:
- a CDS encoding GGDEF domain-containing protein, with amino-acid sequence MAEDRRLRAVVALAQAMAAAHTPRESWRAAALGACVALDSTFGALSVWERERGRLKVLVNAGQRAEGEEEFPESETYPVNRFPEITEFLHEQWAGGGEPDAWVETADGPATDGHGYCHQRVSALRRRRRGCCVVAPIVLHGRAWGELYVARPVGAPVYGREDADFAAVLASVVAAGIAQTERLEEVRRLAFTDPLTGLANRRAVDSRLDEALERHRRDGVVVSLVVCDLNGLKQVNDTLGHSVGDRLLERFGSVLSRCGAVLPGALAARLGGDEFCLVAEGPPADDVIAAAAELCVRAGELELGAGVACGVASTGDPIGQVVSGRRLFRLADAAQYRAKAARSPGPVVAGRDGTVLRLADSPPRAPQDRRRFRDASPEDDAEAREPWSEP
- a CDS encoding enoyl-CoA hydratase/isomerase family protein, which encodes MPESEQRFGEFVAVRRHEQGHVAELVLDRPKAMNAVSTDMAVSIGAACAALAADRDVRVTVLTSSNERAFCVGADLKERNSFSDADLVRQRPTARGAYTGVLELPMPTVAAVHGFALGGGFELALSCDVIVADATAVVGLPEVSVGVIPGGGGTQLLPRRVGAARAAELVFTARKVEAAEARELGLVDVLADDARTEALALAARIAVNSPVGLRNAKKAMRLGQGLDLRAGLEVEDAAWRATAFSGDRAEGVAAFNAKRRPSWPGE
- a CDS encoding adenylate/guanylate cyclase domain-containing protein, with the translated sequence MTVDDTTSGAGAQPPRDSGSQGASSASSGSQGAVHPPHHEVDHTAEPSDDPLAIRLEQLILGAERRYTPFQAARTAGVSMDLASRFWRAMGFADIGQAKALTEADVLALRRLAGLVEAGLLSEPMAIQVARSTGQTTARLAEWQIDSFLEGLTEPPEPGMTRTEVTYPLVELLLPELEEFLVYVWRRQLAAATGRVVQAADDEEMVDRRLAVGFADLVGFTRLTRRLEEEELGELVESFETTCADLVAAHGGRLIKTLGDEVLYAADDARTAAEIALRLIDAMTQDETMPALRVGIAFGTVTTRMGDVFGTTVNLASRLTSIAPKDAVLVDGAFAEELIRTGDAPASETEAAAAEKESDEPSPYRYGLQPMWQRPVRGLGVVEPWLLGRRPAG
- a CDS encoding biotin--[acetyl-CoA-carboxylase] ligase: MTQGNAPDGAPASRWSDLDRPPLNVPALRRGLLVPGSLWTSFDVVASTGSTNSDLAARAAELPEGAVLVAEEQTAGRGRLDRSWIAPARSGIFLSVLLRPGAGVPVERWGWLPLLAGVAAATGLARAAGTDMSLKWPNDLLVTVRGEERKTGGILAERAGEDAVVLGMGINVSLRAGELPVPAAGSLALADAVSTDRDPLLRAVLRSLEHWYGEWRAAGGDPAASGLQAAYAAGCATLGRTVRAELPGGTSATGEAVAIDGDGRLVIALPDGTRTTVGAGDIVHLRPA